Proteins encoded within one genomic window of Sphingomonas sp. G-3-2-10:
- a CDS encoding TetR/AcrR family transcriptional regulator — MKNLSTGKAAATRGPAEHSVRDQIVKAARECFAHYGYDKTTVSDLAREIGFSKAYIYRFFESKQAIGEAICDECVTGLFDQVREAVDQGEDATDKLRRFAKTVTTATVELLFTDRKLYEIAAHASSENWEVVRAYTERLQGLLEEILKEGRENGEFERKTPLDETRRSIFYTFRPFIDPVFLEHGLDLLPDAQTEVTGLVLRSLAP, encoded by the coding sequence ATGAAAAATCTGAGCACAGGCAAGGCGGCCGCAACGCGCGGGCCAGCGGAACATTCGGTGCGGGACCAGATCGTCAAGGCGGCGCGCGAATGCTTCGCGCATTACGGCTACGACAAGACCACGGTATCGGACCTCGCGCGCGAGATCGGCTTTTCCAAGGCCTATATCTACCGGTTCTTCGAGTCGAAGCAGGCGATCGGCGAGGCGATCTGCGACGAGTGCGTAACCGGCCTGTTCGACCAAGTCCGGGAGGCAGTGGACCAAGGGGAGGATGCGACCGATAAGCTACGCAGGTTCGCGAAAACGGTGACCACAGCAACCGTCGAACTACTCTTCACCGATCGCAAGCTCTATGAGATCGCGGCCCATGCGTCGTCTGAAAACTGGGAGGTAGTACGCGCCTATACCGAGCGCCTGCAGGGCCTGCTGGAGGAGATTCTCAAGGAAGGCCGCGAGAATGGCGAGTTCGAACGCAAAACCCCGCTCGACGAAACCCGACGATCGATCTTCTACACCTTCAGGCCCTTCATCGATCCTGTTTTCCTCGAGCACGGCCTCGACCTGCTGCCGGATGCACAGACCGAAGTGACTGGACTGGTGTTGCGTAGTCTCGCGCCCTGA
- a CDS encoding NAD(P)/FAD-dependent oxidoreductase, translating to MNDVIIIGGSFAGLSAALQLGRARRKVTVLDTGLPRNRFAGHSHGMLGHDHKPPLDILAEARQQIGRYPAIRLVHARAESISGTIDNFSVLTDSGESLGARRLILSYGVVDQMPDVPGFAKSWGRSVIPCPYCDGFEVADQHWGLVWSGPQSHNQVRLFRDWTDRLTVLADGHDIPADIRTDLARRKVAVVDGRIAEIGHHGEHNAIVALDTGSKVSVDILFAHPRNRPSASLHESLDLATADTPLGIVLKVDERRETSVPGIYAAGDLTNPQLPSVTTASWQGAMAGIFAQQSMLSA from the coding sequence ATGAACGACGTCATCATCATCGGCGGCAGCTTTGCCGGCCTCTCCGCCGCGCTGCAGCTCGGCCGCGCCCGCCGCAAGGTCACCGTTCTCGATACCGGCCTGCCGCGCAACCGCTTCGCCGGCCATTCTCATGGCATGCTCGGCCATGATCACAAACCACCGCTGGATATCTTGGCAGAGGCGCGGCAACAGATCGGCCGCTATCCGGCGATCAGGCTGGTCCATGCCCGAGCCGAAAGCATCTCCGGCACCATCGACAACTTCTCCGTCCTCACCGACAGCGGCGAAAGCCTTGGCGCACGCCGTCTGATCCTGAGCTATGGCGTCGTCGACCAGATGCCCGATGTTCCGGGCTTTGCCAAAAGCTGGGGCAGGTCCGTCATACCCTGCCCCTATTGCGACGGCTTCGAAGTCGCCGATCAGCATTGGGGCCTCGTCTGGTCCGGGCCGCAGTCGCACAATCAGGTCAGGCTGTTCCGCGATTGGACCGACAGGCTGACGGTCTTGGCTGATGGCCACGACATTCCGGCCGATATCCGGACCGACCTGGCGCGTCGCAAGGTAGCTGTCGTCGATGGCCGGATCGCCGAAATCGGCCATCACGGAGAACATAATGCAATCGTCGCGCTCGATACCGGCTCCAAGGTTTCGGTAGACATCCTATTCGCGCATCCGCGCAACAGGCCGTCCGCAAGCCTGCATGAATCACTGGACCTCGCCACGGCCGACACGCCCCTCGGTATCGTCCTCAAGGTCGACGAGCGCCGCGAGACCAGCGTGCCCGGCATCTACGCCGCGGGCGACCTGACCAACCCGCAGCTTCCTTCGGTCACCACTGCTTCGTGGCAAGGCGCGATGGCGGGTATATTCGCCCAGCAGTCGATGCTGAGCGCTTAG
- a CDS encoding efflux transporter outer membrane subunit, translating into MIAASTAALLQGCSVGPNYVPPQPAMPPAFLGGPAVDENAERAVKVDLVNWWRSFDDPLLTNLVERALVQNLDLQQATARVAQARAALQHADARLLPAGQVSGQVSESYQSLETPPGRIASAIPGFERETQGYDLNLGASWEVDLFGGKDAARDAARADWQASDAAASAARVAVAAQTADTYVAIRSLQARLAIAHRQQQIQQQLVDLVALQYRNGIAAELQLRQVEGALAQVRAAIPDLEQSLEVATNALDVLLGLQPGSTRPELATVTPIPVAPAVSSAGGPAALLRRRPDIIAAERTLAASNARIAAAMSEYYPKFSLSGLLGTATMGASDLFGGRSVQANGVLGLRWRLFDFGRIDAEIAAAQGRNAEALAFYRLTVLRACEDVENAFSALAKQEDRATILADGISALSKARTSSFAAYQSGVVSLFEILDVDRRLLEIRDAEIQSRGAAARAAIASFRALGGGWDAPDTRNAALSGTTSRQEGRPRVR; encoded by the coding sequence ATGATCGCCGCCTCGACGGCGGCACTTCTCCAAGGCTGTTCGGTCGGTCCGAACTATGTTCCCCCGCAGCCCGCAATGCCGCCCGCATTCTTGGGCGGCCCTGCCGTCGATGAAAACGCCGAACGAGCCGTAAAGGTCGATCTGGTGAATTGGTGGCGGTCGTTCGACGATCCTCTGCTGACTAACTTGGTGGAGCGTGCACTGGTGCAGAACCTCGATCTGCAGCAGGCAACCGCCCGGGTCGCTCAGGCACGCGCCGCCCTGCAGCATGCCGACGCGCGACTCCTTCCCGCCGGTCAGGTCAGTGGCCAGGTTAGCGAAAGCTATCAGTCTCTTGAGACGCCGCCGGGCCGTATCGCCAGCGCCATACCGGGTTTCGAAAGAGAAACGCAAGGTTATGATCTGAACCTCGGTGCAAGCTGGGAGGTCGACCTCTTCGGCGGGAAGGACGCCGCGCGCGACGCCGCGCGTGCCGATTGGCAGGCATCCGATGCGGCAGCCAGCGCCGCAAGGGTCGCGGTAGCCGCGCAGACAGCCGACACCTACGTTGCTATTCGCAGCCTGCAAGCAAGGCTCGCCATTGCGCATCGCCAGCAGCAAATCCAGCAGCAGCTGGTCGATCTGGTCGCGCTCCAGTACCGCAACGGTATCGCGGCGGAACTTCAGCTGCGGCAGGTCGAGGGCGCACTCGCGCAAGTGAGGGCCGCGATTCCGGACCTCGAGCAGAGCCTCGAGGTTGCGACGAATGCGTTGGACGTGCTTCTGGGTCTGCAGCCCGGATCCACCCGGCCCGAACTCGCGACCGTGACGCCGATTCCGGTCGCCCCGGCGGTTTCAAGCGCGGGAGGGCCCGCAGCACTGCTGCGCCGTCGGCCCGATATCATAGCGGCCGAGCGCACGCTCGCCGCCTCGAACGCGCGAATCGCCGCGGCAATGTCAGAATATTACCCCAAATTCTCGCTGAGCGGATTGCTGGGCACGGCGACCATGGGAGCTAGCGATTTGTTTGGCGGGAGGTCCGTGCAGGCCAATGGCGTTCTCGGACTGCGCTGGAGACTGTTCGACTTTGGCAGGATCGATGCCGAAATCGCCGCAGCCCAAGGCCGTAACGCGGAGGCCCTGGCTTTCTATCGCCTGACGGTCCTCAGGGCGTGTGAGGACGTGGAGAATGCCTTTTCTGCCCTAGCCAAGCAGGAGGATCGCGCGACCATCCTTGCGGACGGGATTTCAGCCCTGAGCAAAGCCCGCACATCATCCTTCGCCGCCTATCAAAGCGGCGTCGTCAGCTTGTTCGAGATACTCGACGTCGATCGGCGCCTTCTCGAAATTCGCGACGCCGAAATCCAGTCCAGAGGGGCGGCTGCGCGTGCCGCCATTGCCTCGTTTCGTGCCTTGGGTGGAGGCTGGGACGCTCCCGATACACGGAATGCCGCGTTGAGCGGAACCACGTCTCGCCAAGAAGGGAGACCTCGCGTCCGCTGA
- a CDS encoding LysR family transcriptional regulator, whose protein sequence is MIEVHLLRYALAAADSGSFSQAAARFGIKQSTLSKRIHYLEDRLGVALFRCSTQGVVPTDPGLGVLRKARQIVEDIDALDQDCAAIARGTAGLLRFGFHGSLGSGDLSAIIRDFRAAWPDVELAARERSRTRLLGALERDQIDFAVLSGQVQRAGIVSLSFWSEQVLIGLARGDPLCARDPLFWTDLRGVTFVISKVDPGPFLNDLVASRLSGPGFGPSVRVQDVRRENLFSFAGNGSAIVTTGVASEDDELVLRPVHDAFGATHLEQAIHWRRDNDSAALRRFLEMLAHRYGRPLPPH, encoded by the coding sequence ATGATCGAGGTGCATTTGCTACGCTACGCGCTTGCTGCCGCCGATAGCGGCAGCTTCAGCCAAGCGGCTGCCCGGTTCGGAATCAAGCAATCAACGCTCAGCAAGCGCATCCACTATCTCGAGGACAGGCTGGGCGTCGCGTTGTTCCGATGCTCGACGCAGGGCGTGGTGCCTACCGACCCCGGTCTCGGCGTCCTGCGCAAGGCGCGCCAGATCGTCGAGGACATCGACGCGCTCGACCAGGACTGCGCAGCGATCGCGCGGGGGACCGCAGGGCTGTTGCGGTTCGGCTTTCACGGGTCGCTGGGCAGCGGCGACCTCTCCGCAATAATTCGAGACTTCCGTGCGGCCTGGCCGGATGTGGAGCTGGCCGCGCGCGAGCGCAGTCGGACGCGGCTGCTGGGCGCCCTGGAGCGCGACCAGATCGACTTCGCGGTGTTGAGCGGCCAAGTGCAGCGCGCCGGCATCGTCTCGCTGTCATTCTGGAGCGAGCAGGTGTTGATCGGCCTTGCCCGGGGCGACCCGCTATGCGCGCGCGACCCTCTGTTCTGGACGGACCTGCGCGGCGTGACTTTCGTGATCAGCAAGGTCGATCCCGGTCCCTTCCTCAATGATCTGGTCGCCTCGCGTCTGTCGGGTCCGGGCTTTGGCCCCAGCGTTCGGGTCCAGGACGTGCGCCGCGAGAATCTGTTCTCGTTCGCCGGCAACGGATCCGCCATCGTCACCACCGGCGTGGCAAGCGAGGATGACGAACTGGTGCTGCGCCCCGTGCATGACGCGTTCGGTGCCACGCATCTTGAACAGGCGATCCACTGGCGCCGGGACAATGACAGCGCCGCGCTGCGGCGCTTCCTGGAGATGCTTGCGCATCGCTACGGCCGGCCGCTGCCGCCGCACTGA
- a CDS encoding efflux RND transporter permease subunit gives MSDAAEARSRFNLSALAVRERAVTLFFIVAISAAGIVAFLNLGRAEDPSFTIKQMTVVTVWPGATAQEMQDQVAEPLEKRLQELRWYDRAETFTRPGLAFTTLILRDQTPPSEVQEQFYQTRKKLQDEAPRLPRGVGGPFVNDEYGDVTFALYALKAKGEPQRDLARQAETLRQRLLHVPGVKKINIVGERPERIFVEFAQDRLATLGIAPRAIFAALAQQNLLTPAGAIEANGPQVLVRLDGAFDDLEKIRNVPIVANGKTLRLADVAEVRRGYEDPAAFLIRNQGEPALLLSVVMREGWNGLDLGKALKTEVQAIASELPLGMTLDPVTDQSVNITAAVDQFMRTFLEALAIVMIVSFIALGWRVGMVVAGAVPLTLAIVLLIMWATGRVLDRITLGALVLALGLLVDDAIIAIEMMVVKMEEGFDRIKASAYAWSHTAAPMLAGTLVTVIGLMPVGFAQSSAGEYAGNIFWVVGFALLASWVVAVVFTPYMGVKLLPAIKPVPGGHDAIYQTPRYQKLRRLIRWAAMRNRLVTIATLVAFLLAGAGMVLVKKQFFPTSDRPEVLVEVQMPKGTSIEQTSAATEQVEAWLRKQPEAKVVTAYVGQGAPRFFMSLSPELPDPSFAKIIVRTPDEAARDALKERLRRAVAEGLAPAAQVRATQLLFGPPSPYPVAFRVSGPDIDKVRAIAEQVRAIMVTDPMMRTVNTDWGERVPTLHFVLDQERLRAMGLTSGDVGEQLQFLLSGLTVSQVREDIRTVEVVARSAGQGRLDPARIGDFTLAAANGQRVPISQIGKLELRMEDPILLRRDRVPTITVRGDIANGLQPPDVSTAMFKKLRPVIDTLPPGYHVVKGGSIEEAGKANAALAPVFPIMILLMMIVIMLQVRSFSAMTIVLLTAPLGLIGVMPTLLLTGQPFGFNAILGLISLAGILMRNTLILIGQIHENEQQGRTPFDAVVEATVQRSRPVILTALAAVLAFVPLTHSVFWGAMAYTLIGGTLVGTILTLVFLPALYALWYRIKPGEPGPTRPLPAAA, from the coding sequence TTGAGCGACGCGGCTGAAGCCAGGAGCAGGTTCAACCTGTCCGCCCTCGCGGTCCGCGAACGTGCGGTCACATTATTCTTCATCGTCGCCATTTCCGCTGCCGGAATCGTGGCATTCCTGAACCTCGGTCGCGCCGAGGATCCGAGCTTTACGATCAAGCAAATGACGGTTGTGACCGTCTGGCCAGGCGCCACCGCGCAGGAAATGCAGGACCAGGTCGCCGAGCCGCTCGAGAAGCGGCTGCAGGAGTTGCGCTGGTACGATCGCGCGGAGACGTTCACGCGCCCCGGTCTGGCCTTCACCACGCTGATCTTGCGCGACCAGACGCCGCCGTCCGAAGTGCAGGAACAATTCTACCAGACCCGCAAGAAGTTGCAGGATGAGGCGCCAAGGCTTCCCCGCGGCGTCGGGGGTCCGTTCGTCAACGACGAATATGGCGACGTGACCTTCGCGCTTTACGCGCTGAAGGCGAAGGGCGAGCCGCAGCGTGACCTCGCCCGGCAGGCGGAGACACTGCGCCAGCGGCTTCTGCACGTGCCCGGGGTGAAGAAGATCAACATCGTCGGCGAACGACCGGAGCGCATCTTCGTCGAGTTCGCGCAGGACCGGCTGGCGACATTGGGAATCGCGCCGCGCGCGATCTTCGCCGCGCTCGCGCAGCAGAATTTGCTCACCCCGGCGGGCGCGATCGAGGCGAACGGACCACAGGTGCTGGTACGGCTCGACGGCGCGTTCGACGACCTCGAGAAGATCCGCAACGTGCCAATCGTCGCCAATGGCAAGACTTTGCGCCTGGCGGACGTCGCCGAGGTCCGGCGCGGCTATGAAGATCCGGCTGCCTTCCTGATCCGCAATCAGGGCGAACCGGCACTTCTGCTGAGCGTGGTCATGCGCGAGGGCTGGAACGGGCTCGATCTCGGCAAGGCGTTGAAGACCGAGGTCCAGGCGATCGCTTCGGAGCTACCGCTCGGCATGACTCTCGATCCCGTGACCGATCAGTCGGTGAACATTACGGCGGCCGTCGATCAGTTCATGCGGACCTTTCTCGAGGCGCTGGCGATCGTGATGATCGTCAGCTTCATCGCGCTCGGCTGGCGGGTCGGCATGGTCGTGGCGGGCGCGGTCCCGCTGACGCTGGCAATCGTCCTGCTCATCATGTGGGCGACCGGGCGGGTGCTGGACCGCATCACGCTGGGCGCGCTGGTCCTGGCGCTCGGGCTGCTCGTCGATGATGCCATCATCGCGATCGAGATGATGGTCGTGAAGATGGAGGAGGGCTTCGATCGCATAAAAGCGTCGGCCTATGCCTGGAGCCACACCGCCGCGCCGATGCTGGCGGGCACGCTGGTGACGGTGATCGGCCTGATGCCGGTCGGCTTCGCCCAGTCGAGCGCCGGAGAATATGCCGGCAACATCTTCTGGGTCGTCGGGTTCGCGCTGCTCGCATCCTGGGTCGTGGCTGTGGTGTTCACACCCTATATGGGCGTCAAGCTCCTGCCGGCGATCAAGCCGGTCCCCGGCGGCCATGACGCCATTTACCAGACGCCGCGCTACCAGAAGCTGCGTCGGTTGATCCGCTGGGCTGCGATGCGCAACCGGCTGGTGACGATCGCGACACTGGTTGCGTTCCTGCTTGCCGGTGCGGGTATGGTGCTGGTCAAGAAGCAGTTCTTCCCCACCTCCGACCGGCCCGAGGTCCTGGTCGAAGTCCAGATGCCCAAGGGCACATCGATCGAACAGACCAGCGCTGCGACGGAACAGGTCGAGGCCTGGCTGCGCAAGCAGCCCGAGGCGAAGGTGGTCACCGCCTATGTCGGGCAGGGTGCACCGCGCTTCTTCATGTCGCTTTCGCCTGAATTGCCCGACCCGTCCTTTGCTAAGATCATCGTGCGCACGCCGGATGAAGCGGCGCGCGATGCTTTGAAGGAGCGCCTGCGGCGTGCCGTCGCCGAAGGCCTCGCTCCGGCAGCACAGGTGCGGGCGACGCAACTCCTGTTCGGTCCCCCCTCGCCCTATCCGGTCGCGTTTCGTGTCAGTGGACCCGACATCGACAAGGTGCGGGCAATTGCCGAACAGGTCCGCGCGATCATGGTCACGGACCCGATGATGCGCACGGTCAACACCGACTGGGGCGAGCGCGTGCCGACGCTGCACTTCGTGCTCGATCAGGAGCGGCTTCGGGCAATGGGCCTGACCTCGGGCGATGTCGGCGAGCAGCTTCAATTCCTGCTCTCGGGCCTCACGGTGTCGCAAGTCCGCGAAGACATTCGCACCGTCGAGGTGGTCGCGCGCTCTGCCGGCCAGGGGCGCCTCGATCCCGCGCGCATCGGCGATTTCACGCTGGCTGCGGCGAACGGCCAGCGCGTCCCGATCAGCCAAATCGGCAAACTCGAACTGCGCATGGAGGATCCGATCCTGCTCCGCCGCGATCGGGTGCCGACGATCACCGTGCGCGGCGACATCGCCAATGGCCTGCAGCCGCCCGATGTCTCGACCGCCATGTTCAAGAAGCTCAGGCCAGTCATCGACACGCTGCCGCCGGGGTATCACGTGGTCAAGGGAGGCTCGATCGAGGAAGCGGGCAAGGCCAATGCGGCGCTGGCGCCGGTATTCCCGATCATGATCCTGCTGATGATGATCGTCATCATGCTGCAGGTCCGCAGCTTCTCGGCGATGACGATCGTGCTGCTGACCGCGCCGCTGGGCCTGATCGGTGTGATGCCGACGCTGCTGCTGACCGGCCAACCCTTCGGCTTCAATGCGATTTTGGGGCTGATCTCCCTGGCGGGTATTCTGATGCGCAACACGCTGATCCTGATCGGGCAGATCCACGAGAATGAGCAACAGGGCCGGACCCCGTTCGATGCGGTAGTCGAGGCGACCGTGCAGCGTTCACGGCCGGTGATCCTGACGGCGCTGGCCGCGGTCCTCGCCTTCGTGCCGCTCACGCATTCTGTGTTCTGGGGGGCGATGGCCTATACGTTGATCGGCGGCACGCTGGTCGGCACGATCCTGACCCTTGTCTTCCTGCCTGCGCTCTATGCGCTCTGGTACCGAATCAAGCCCGGCGAGCCGGGCCCCACACGCCCGTTGCCGGCGGCCGCGTGA
- a CDS encoding CsgG/HfaB family protein: MSVLLPTLAGCVSLKQQRLAPDEEPVLLGASARDNRTPMDPAFACFGAQLMAAQRQPLVIAVGDVRDFTGKYSVNEGTAITQGGALMVASALGKLAGPVTLAERFDPTIGERELGYTDRRQLGDGSAHIVRGAGGASSVPWLPYYGGSIAASDYYIVGGITELNYNIRSGGAEVRVGQVGPKARTYNQSVAIDLRIVDTRSLLVARTVSLTKQFTGYEVGFNTFRFFGSQLFDVNIGAKGQEPLQLGIRTTLEEATMRLVGAVARVDPQSCIAMQSWNPATTLPPIGFAERAAPLVKSAALAAQALNTAAQTIPGSGDGVALMFEPGSSDLGGSALAVLDRVAGAARTGPVELRIAARDGEVLEPANRDALTDQRIAAVVAALAARGVGKAGIALRWRPAPTDTTLHRGEAGAQTLARLRIGG, from the coding sequence GTGTCTGTGCTTTTGCCGACGCTGGCAGGCTGCGTCAGCCTCAAACAGCAGCGCCTGGCGCCGGATGAGGAACCTGTGCTGCTCGGCGCCTCGGCGCGCGACAACCGCACACCGATGGATCCGGCCTTTGCCTGCTTTGGCGCTCAGCTAATGGCAGCACAGCGGCAGCCGCTGGTGATCGCGGTTGGCGACGTCCGGGACTTCACCGGCAAATATTCGGTCAATGAAGGCACCGCCATCACCCAGGGCGGTGCGCTGATGGTCGCCTCCGCGCTCGGCAAGCTGGCCGGGCCGGTCACGCTGGCCGAGCGCTTCGATCCCACCATCGGCGAGCGCGAGCTGGGATATACCGACCGCCGCCAGCTCGGCGACGGCAGTGCGCATATCGTGAGGGGGGCCGGTGGCGCATCGAGTGTGCCCTGGCTGCCCTATTATGGCGGCAGCATCGCCGCCTCGGACTATTACATCGTCGGCGGCATCACCGAGCTCAACTACAATATCCGCTCGGGCGGCGCCGAAGTCCGGGTCGGTCAGGTCGGTCCCAAGGCCCGCACCTATAACCAGTCGGTGGCGATCGATCTCAGGATTGTCGACACCCGCTCGCTGCTGGTCGCCCGGACGGTGAGCCTCACCAAGCAGTTCACCGGCTATGAGGTCGGCTTCAACACCTTCCGCTTCTTCGGCTCCCAGCTATTCGACGTGAACATCGGCGCGAAAGGGCAGGAGCCGCTCCAGCTAGGCATCCGGACAACGCTCGAGGAAGCGACGATGCGGCTGGTCGGCGCGGTTGCCCGGGTCGATCCCCAGAGCTGCATCGCGATGCAGTCGTGGAATCCCGCGACCACGCTTCCGCCCATCGGTTTCGCCGAGCGCGCTGCCCCACTTGTCAAGAGCGCCGCCCTGGCGGCGCAGGCGCTCAACACCGCCGCGCAGACAATTCCGGGAAGCGGCGACGGGGTAGCGCTGATGTTCGAGCCGGGGTCGTCCGACCTCGGCGGCTCGGCGTTGGCCGTGCTCGACCGCGTCGCCGGCGCCGCGCGGACGGGCCCGGTCGAGCTGCGGATCGCGGCGCGCGACGGGGAAGTGCTCGAGCCGGCCAATCGCGACGCGCTTACCGACCAACGCATCGCGGCGGTGGTCGCGGCGCTCGCCGCCCGCGGGGTCGGCAAGGCCGGCATCGCGCTGCGCTGGCGGCCAGCCCCGACCGACACGACCCTGCACCGGGGCGAAGCCGGCGCGCAGACCCTCGCTCGTCTCCGCATCGGCGGCTGA
- a CDS encoding efflux RND transporter periplasmic adaptor subunit, whose protein sequence is MIAVLGLAAGGLAGCAGTDTDPRTAPPLVRVASAEAAGAAEREFTGIVGARVQSDLAFRVGGKVVARLVDAGQFVRRGQVLMRIDATDYGLASQAAASSVAAARARALQASADEVRYRDLVSAGAVSASAYDQKKAAATAARADLAAAEAQARVSRNDAGYTVLVADADGTVTETLAEPGQVVGAGQAVIRLARSGPREAIVALPETLRPALGTPAAARTYSGLDGTGQLRQLSDAADPATRTFEARFVLSGAPAMAPLGSTINIRLGASDQSAMISIPLGAIYDRGQGPGVWIIIGQSAPKVSWRPVKLAALGEERATVSAGLRPGERFVALGAHMLHQGQPVRIAGAAR, encoded by the coding sequence ATGATCGCGGTATTGGGACTGGCGGCTGGTGGGCTTGCTGGCTGCGCCGGGACTGATACGGATCCCCGCACCGCGCCCCCGCTGGTGCGGGTAGCAAGCGCCGAAGCCGCCGGCGCAGCCGAACGCGAATTTACCGGTATCGTCGGCGCGCGTGTGCAGAGCGATCTCGCCTTCCGAGTCGGCGGCAAGGTCGTGGCGCGACTGGTCGATGCAGGCCAGTTTGTTCGCCGTGGCCAGGTCCTGATGCGCATCGACGCAACCGACTACGGCCTCGCATCGCAAGCTGCAGCCAGTTCGGTAGCGGCGGCGCGGGCCCGCGCGTTACAGGCCAGCGCCGATGAGGTGCGGTACCGCGATCTGGTCTCGGCGGGCGCCGTATCTGCGTCGGCCTATGACCAGAAAAAGGCGGCCGCCACCGCCGCTCGCGCCGATCTCGCCGCAGCGGAGGCGCAGGCACGCGTGAGCCGGAACGATGCTGGCTATACGGTGCTGGTCGCCGACGCCGATGGCACCGTCACCGAGACCCTCGCTGAACCCGGGCAGGTGGTCGGCGCCGGGCAGGCGGTCATCCGGCTGGCCCGGTCCGGCCCCCGCGAAGCCATTGTCGCCTTGCCCGAAACGCTGCGCCCCGCCCTTGGCACCCCGGCCGCCGCGCGGACCTACAGCGGACTCGATGGCACAGGCCAGTTGCGTCAGTTGAGCGATGCCGCCGATCCCGCGACCCGCACGTTCGAAGCGCGGTTCGTCCTTTCCGGTGCGCCCGCGATGGCGCCACTGGGATCGACCATCAACATCCGGCTCGGCGCTTCGGACCAGTCGGCAATGATCTCGATCCCGCTTGGCGCAATCTATGATCGCGGACAGGGTCCCGGCGTTTGGATAATCATCGGCCAAAGCGCCCCCAAGGTCAGCTGGCGTCCGGTGAAGCTTGCCGCCCTTGGTGAAGAACGCGCGACCGTTTCGGCAGGATTGCGGCCCGGCGAGCGCTTCGTCGCACTGGGCGCACACATGCTCCACCAAGGCCAGCCAGTCCGGATTGCGGGAGCGGCCCGTTGA
- a CDS encoding isoprenylcysteine carboxylmethyltransferase family protein: MATEPDSAGVGFPPPFVYLGALLLGLAAERSVNLHSFGIGWRLLAATGAPLVVAGAAIMVAAAGLFRRLGTNISPSQPVTHIATTGPYQWTRNPMYLGMALVYAGLAIGFDGPIAFALLPLVLIAIQTQVIAREERYLEAKFGDDYGRYKVEVRRWL; this comes from the coding sequence ATGGCCACCGAACCGGACAGCGCGGGCGTAGGCTTCCCTCCGCCCTTCGTCTATCTGGGAGCGCTGCTGCTGGGGCTGGCGGCAGAGCGATCCGTCAACTTGCATTCTTTCGGCATTGGCTGGCGGCTGCTGGCCGCAACGGGGGCGCCACTGGTTGTCGCAGGCGCGGCGATAATGGTTGCGGCGGCGGGGCTGTTCCGGCGGCTGGGCACCAATATTTCGCCGTCGCAGCCAGTGACCCACATCGCCACAACCGGTCCTTATCAGTGGACTCGTAATCCCATGTATCTGGGCATGGCGCTTGTCTATGCCGGCCTTGCGATCGGCTTCGACGGGCCGATCGCCTTCGCCTTACTCCCGTTGGTGCTGATCGCGATCCAGACGCAGGTGATTGCCCGCGAAGAGAGATATCTCGAAGCGAAGTTCGGCGACGACTACGGGCGCTATAAAGTAGAGGTTCGGCGCTGGCTCTGA
- a CDS encoding helix-turn-helix domain-containing protein, translating to MNDRIETLEGRWILQILLCLNAHAHRFSELRAAIPRISANILTDRLRALERTGLIERHPVPPPAPGQIYSLGTAAAELEPILDALARWQAGSTTRRPPRGAGNDHSPTEMEHSR from the coding sequence ATGAACGACCGCATCGAAACCTTGGAGGGGCGCTGGATATTACAGATATTGCTCTGTCTCAACGCGCACGCGCACCGATTTTCGGAGCTGAGAGCAGCGATCCCTCGGATCAGCGCGAACATCTTGACCGACCGGCTGCGTGCGCTGGAGCGTACAGGATTGATTGAGCGGCACCCTGTTCCGCCTCCCGCTCCTGGTCAGATCTACTCGCTGGGCACGGCAGCGGCGGAGTTGGAACCGATCCTGGACGCACTCGCGAGGTGGCAGGCGGGAAGCACGACACGTCGCCCTCCGCGCGGCGCTGGCAACGATCATTCGCCCACGGAAATGGAGCACTCACGATGA